The genomic segment GTCTTGGGGCCTCTGCCTCTGCGCTGTTTTCATCTCATCATCATAGAGCTGTCAAGGATTAGTGCCCGTCGCCTGTGACCCAGGTGTTAAGCGCTTTGGGTATTTATCGTGGTTAATTTTCCAACAAGAAGCTCCCTGAGACAGTCAAGAGGAAACATGTTTTTGGTTTCGTTTTTTACCAGTATAGAAAGTTTTATAGGCAAGTTCTACCAAATTTTGAGGGAACAAGTATTCGGTAtcttatacaaattgttccagaaactagaaaaagagggaaaatcGGCCAACATATTTTATGAGACTGGTTTAATCTTAATTTCTAAATCAGATAAGCATACCACAAGGCAAAAAAAGTATACATCTGTCTCACAAATATAGATATGAAACAtactaaattaaaatattaagttaATTGAATTCAGTGTGTATTTACAAGTACATCAAGAACTAGTAGGATTTTTTCCAAGAACATAAGAGTGTTGCAACATCATGGACTAAAGGATAAAACTTGTGTTTTTATcataaacaatacagaaaaaaaagcatttgatgaaGTTCCATGACTTTATGATGAAAACTCGGAGGAATAAAAAAGAACTTCCTCAGGTTGATAAAAGTTTTGTACAACTAAGTGTGATAGAGCAAGTATTCATATCCTCTTTAAAATCAGTAACAAGACATGGATTCCGCCCTTTCCGTGATGCCATTTGTCATAGCGTTAAAAGTCCTGGACAAAGCGGTAagatgagaaaaggaaataagtGTGCACTGTCATTATTAGCAAATTGTATAATCATCTACAGAGAAAAATCTAACAAAATAAGCAGGCTATTTTAACAAATTAGAGAGCTCAGCAATGTTAAACGTTGTCAttgttagatgcccttgagtctgctccaactcatagcaactctgtgtgtaacagaagaaaacactgtgcggtcctgcatcatctgcacaatagtaggtatttttgagcccattgttgcagccactgtgtcatccatctctttgaggatctccctttctttcccactcaccctctactttaccaagcatgacgtccttctccagggattggtccctcctgataacatgtccaaagtaagtaagacaaagtctcaccatcttggcTTCTAAAGTTACAGGgatttaaaataacaaaacttAATAACATTCTTCCACATCAATTCAAAAATATCAttcccgttgccgtcgagtcaactccgactcatagtgaccctataggacagagcagaactgccccaaatggcttcacaggagcacctggtagattcaaactgccagccttttggttagcagccatagctgttaaccagtatgccaccagggtttctttattcAAAAATATAGTAGTCAATAAAATAACATTCACAACAGCAAGAAAAcccataaaatatttaggaaaccaaaagacagcacagaattttttggaggaaaaaaaatattttaactttaCTCAAGGACATAAAAGAAGACATCGATAGTTGAAGCGATATCCTTGTCAACGAATAAAACAACCTAACATTTAAAGATGTCATCTCTCCCAGTACTAATCTAGAAATTCAATGAAATCCCAGTAAAAATTGAGATGATTTTTGGAGAACTTGGACAACATTTTTGTAATATTCCTATAATAGAAGAATAAAAGTCCACAGAAAGATAAGTGAAATTTGAAAGAGATGACCAAATAGGAGTGGTTTTCCCTAACATATTAAGACACACTACAACCCATAGTGATAAAAAGCTTGTGATACAGGCCTAGAAATAGTCCAACAgatgagaggaagcaaaaaaaagtgcttagaacagatGTGTAGATGAGCAACTATATAGCTGATATAAAGGtggcaccacaactcaaaggaaGAACTGATTGCCAGGTGGTGGAAAACTGGCTCATGCTACATTGAAAGAAACCTAGATCCCTCCCGTCATATCCACAGATGGACTCCACAGAGTTAAGGACCTTATAGTAATTGGAATAATACCTAACATTTATCCAGTGCTCACTAtgcgccaggcactgttctgtgcTTATTATGCATTAATTCATCTAATCCTCAGTTAATGctatgaaaaaataatttgttaccgtggagttgattctgattcatggtgaccccatgtgttaaaaaaaaaaaaaacacagtagaATTGCTGTATAggattttctcggctgtaatctttatggaagcagatcaccaggccttggtTCCGaggcaccactggatgggttcaaaccaccaacctttagtttaataatcgagtgcaaaccatttgcaccaccaagggacctaAGGGAAGCACTATTATTAACTCCAtctgacagatgaggaaatcgaGGCACAGAAGAGGTTATGGGGCTTGTGGAAGGTGGGTGAGATGAGTCCTGTAAGTGCAGGGTGAAACCTGTCTTTATTTAGCATTTGATATTTTGCTTATCAcagatttttgcatttatttgcatttttaaatatcATTGCATTAAGATATTATTCATCTTGCTTACTCAGTTTTTTGTGTCCCCTTAAATTTTGAACCTGAGGGGAGCGTCTCAtgccctgcccccagccccacctCCCAAAGCTAGTAAGGGAAAGAGTTGGAATTCCAGCCCAGGCAGCTTGGTTCATAACTACTTTGTTGCAACTGTCTTTCTAGATAAGTAAAACAATGGCAATGGAATAAGATGTTAGAGGACATATTTGTGACCTTGGAGTGAGGAACCAGTTTAAGCAAGACTCAGAGAGCACATACCATGAGGCGAAAAGAATATGGATTTGGCTGTACCAAAACTAAGgactgatatttaacaaagggcACTTTAGACAAAGTAGGGAAACACAGACAGGGAGGAGATATTTGCAACATCAAAAACCAGCAAGGGATTTAATAATTAAATATGCACGGACATGCAGATTAGCAGGAAAAGAACTGGAAACCCAGTAGAAAAAATGGACAAGGAGAGGAACAGCCAGTCCACAGAAGAGGGAACTCAATGGCTGGCAAGTGCAAGGGCTGCTTGAACTCTCCACAGTGGTCAAAGAACCCGGGAAGAAAACAAGGGACCAGTTTATATTCATCAGATAGACAAACTGTTAGAAAACTAGGTGATATAAGTGCTGAGGGAAAAGCAGACCCCTCGTAGTGGGTGTGTGAACTCAGGAGAGCATCTGTGGTATACTTTATGAAGTCCTGGGTACGTGCATTCTATGGCCCTGGCGTTCTGGTCCTGGGTGCCTTACTCCAAGGAGAATTCTCCCACCGTCCATAAGGGGGCAGTATGAAGAGTCGCTGGGCAGTGCAAAGGGACCaacgtgctctgctgctaaccgaaaaggtagaagtttgagtccacccaggaaaaggtagaagtttgagtccacccagaggcacctcagaagaaaggcctggcaatctacttccgaaaaatcagccattgaaaaccctgtggagcacagttttactctaacacacacggggtcacaatgagttggagtcaactcaacagtaactggtctGGTGTACGAAGACATTCATGGGGGCAATGGGGGTTCAATGGTAGAGTTCTTGTCTTCCATAAGGAAGACCCAGTTTCAATGCCCAGCCAATAAACCACTTGtacggccaccacccatctgtcagtggaggcctgcgtgttgctatgatgctgatcaaatttcagcagagctttccaggctaagacagacttggaggaatgacctggcgatctacttccaaaaatcagccagtgatcCACAGCTAATCATGGGGCTGGCTCAGGACAGGACAGTTTCCTTCCTTTGTgtatggcattgccatgagtcggcgGACTCCTCGACAGCTAACCGCAATGACGGTGAAGATGTTCACAGCAGTGAAGCATGTGATAGGGTGTCGAGACCAACTAAGTGTGCATcactgtgggtgggtgggtgggaggggtggTGGTTAATAAAAGTGGTGGATGTTCAGCATGGTCTACCGTGCCTGCAGCTAGTAGAAGCAACAGACGAGATGCACGCAGAGAACCTTAGTGCCGAGTGGAAAAACGTAAACGACAGAATAGGTTTTACATGATGACATCCTGTTTGTAAACTGGAAACACATCTACATGTGAGACAATGCCACGTGCCATACCGGGCCAGGCAGCACACAAGGATGCAGACTGAGCACGCTGAGGTGGGGTCTGATGGAAAGGAGGGGAGAGGACAGGAGGTGGGCAAGGTGGGCAATATAAAAAGCAATGAAAGAggaaaaatgaatgaacaaaaccaGAGAGGAGCCTGTTTCGTTGTGATGGTGTGTCACATACTGAGAAGTAGGATTGACTCAACTCTCTGATCTGAGGAAGGGTGAGGAAGAGGAGGGTCCTCCTGGGAGCttgggagatctgggttcaaatcccagttctaccACTTGCAAGCATCTAGGGCTTTGACAAACCACTCAGTCCTTCCACAAATATTAATTGTGCATCTAGTGCCACTGTTCTGCGCTGTAGACATTATGGTGAATAAAACAGTGTAAAATAAGATAATTTCAGGTTAAGTGCTGTATGATGCAGGACTGACGTTAGACTGCATTGTGGGGACAGCCTTTCCAAGAGCGAACATTTGAAGAAAGGAGCCAGCTGTGAGAAGAGCCAGACTAAGAGCTTTCCAAGCATAGGGAGCAGCACGTGCAAAGATCCTGAGGTGGGCATGAGCCTGGCCTGTGAAGGAAGACTGAAAGAAAGCCGAAGTGTCTGAGTGGGGTGAGTGAGGGGCAGAGGGGGACTTCATGAGGTTAGAAGAGGCAGGCAGGGGGCAGAGCATTCAGGGCTTTGTGGGCCTTAGTAGAAGAGCTTAGATTTATTCAAACTGCAATGGAAAACCAAGATTTATCCCAACTCAAGGAAAGATTTTAAGCAGAGGAGTGACCTAGTCGCCTACTTGGGAAAAAAAGTTGTATTTTTAAGAATAACACACACGGAAAAAAGATCAGGATTGTTTTAAAAGATCACTTTGGCTGCTGCCTGGATTGGAGAAGAGAGTGGAAGCCACACAAGATCTGTGAGCCTGTTTCCACGTCCGTAAGACGGGGAGAATACTACTTTCCTGCAGGCCCGTGGTAAGGAAGGGTAGGGAGACTGAGTTGCTGGAAGGCTCTTTGGCCCTCGGGGGCCCCATGTCCGGCTGGGAGACATACGCGGGAAGCCCCTCCGCGCCCATTTTACAGACCGAGCGGTTGCGCCAAAGGGCAGCACCCACTGCTGGTCGCCGAGgcggccgctgggcggggccgcgGGGCCGACCTGGTCCGAGCAGGAGGAGGCCCCGCCCACCAGCCCGCTCTGCGCTCGGCAGCTCCAGCCTGCTGCGGGCGGGGGCCGGGGCCTGGcctgggggcggggcctgggcggggtggggcctgggcgcgggggcgggggcggggccgcgGCGACGCGGGGTAGGCGGTGCGCATGGCGGCGGCTCTGGGCGCCTGAGCGGGCCGGGGCCATGAGCGCCGCCCGGCCCCAGTTCAGCATCGATGACGCCTTCGAGCTGTCCCTGGAGGACGCGGGCCCTGGGCCGGAGCCCAGTGGGGTCGCCCGCTTCGGGCCGCTGCACTTCGAGCGCCGGGCCCGGTTCGAGGTGGCCGACGAGGACAAGCAGTCCCGGCTGCGCTACCAGGTGAACGGCCCGGCCCACCTCGTCCCCCGCCCGGTCGGGCCAGACCCCAGGCGGGACGCGGAGAGCCCGTCTCTGGGGAGGATCTGCCGGGAGACCCCCAGCCGGAGCGGGAGACCCCCCGGACGACCCGCAATCTAGAGCCCTGCCCAGACCCTCCCAGCTCAGACTTTGGTCCCCAGCCAGCACTGGACTCGGGGGCTCATCTCCCACCCCCCAGGTGGAGATCCCACTTAGAGTCCCTACTCACCCTGGACACTGACTCCTCCCACCCACCACTGGGCTTGGGGAGCCCCTCTGTACCGTTCGGAGTCAGAGCCTTGCTCATACTCAGTAGCACCCATTCATTCCCAGGCCAGACCATCTAATGGGAACGTCTTTTCCCCCTCCTCAGTCGTGAGAGTCCCCTCCTCATCTTCCCTCCACAGCTGGAAGCCCCCTCTCACAAGAGGAGTCATTGCCCACCCCTTGACTCCCACTAAACAGGGAATCCCGACTTTCCCAGGAGACTTCCACCAGCCCCGGGATCCTTTTCTTGGACACCTGGACCAGATATCTGTGACCCAAACCTGGGAACCCTGAGCCTGTCCAAACCCAGCCCCCGAAAACCAGAGCCCCTGCTCTGGACCCCTGAAATACCATCCTGAGAGCTTCACCCTGACTCTCCAACTTGGGAGATCATCTGGTCCTAGAAGCATGCTGGGAGACCTCACCCAGCCCTGCCAGCCCCTACTCCCCAAGCCCCCCAGCACCATCCTCCCACCTGGGTTTCGGTTTCTGTGAGTCACCAAACCCGTTCTGCTGGGAGGGCCCTGTGAGCAGCTGTCAGGCCAGTGAGCAGCCTCAGGTGGAGGAGGGCAAACAGCTGTGTGGACCTTTCCTCCCCACCCACGGTCCCCAGAGGGGAGTGGGGAAGGGGCTGAGCCTGGCAGCCTCCCTGACTCCTGCCTTCTGGAACAGAACCTGGAGAATGATGAGGATGGAGCCCAGGCCTCTCCGGAACTGGATGGGGGAGTCAACACCAGGTCAGGGCCAGGTGGGGAACCGCCCTTGTACCCCCCAGCTCCACACCTCTGGCTCCTGGCCTCCCAGGAACCCCACCCAGCCTTGCACCCCACCTCAGCTCTCTCACATCCTATCCTGCGCTGGCTCCCACTCCTGGGCCcccctgtcctatagaatcacccTACCCTACTCCCCAGCCTCGTACACCCACCCCCACCAGGCTCCCCATCCTGAAGGAACCCCTAGCCCTAGCCCCCATCCCCTCTCGGGGCCCCTTCTCCTGCAGGGACACCCTGCCCCAATCCCTGCACTGTCCCAACACTTCATCCTGACTCCTGCTCCACAGAGGCACGAGGCCCCAGGGGCCTCTCCTCACCTCCCTGTTCTCTCACTGGGGCCTCTGCCCTGCAGGGATTCCACCCGAACCTCCATTCGCAGCTCCCAGTGGTCTTTCAGCACCATCAGCAGTAGTACCCAGCGTTCCTACAACGCCTGCTGCAGGTGAGACATGGCCCTGCTTGGGCCCCACCCCCTGGGCTCCCTGCCAACCCAGCACACGAGGCCTGGCTCCCCCCGCTTCCCTGCACCCCTTTCACAGCCATCCTGCTTTCCTGCCCACCAGCTGGATACAACACCCTCTCATTCAGAAGAACCGCCGGGTAGTGCTAGCCTCCTTCCTGCTTCTGCTGCTGGGGCTGGGTGAGTGCCCTGGGCCCCCTTCCCCCCAGGGGGGGCCCACCCTCCTTTATGTGCAGGTTCTGAGTCCTCCTGGGTGCCCTGAGCCTCCCAGCATCCCAAGAAGGCAGCTGGCATCACCCCACCCATTTTACAGGGTGCTGAAAGGACCAGGTGCTGAGAGAACCGGGCCCCGGTTCCTGGTCACACAGCCAGGAGATCAAGTATAACTGGAAATGGGACCTGGCTCAGCTCCAAAGAGCCATGgacttttcctttttaaaaacatagcTTATTTATCATTCAGCCAGCACAATACTCTGAGCACCTGCTGTATTCCAGGCCCTGTTTCAGCCCTGGGGATACAGCAGAGAGAAGAACAGATAGAGACAGAGTGGTCCTTGCCCTCAGGAAGCTTTTGTTCTGGTTCACCTTGTGATTGATTACACTGTGGTAGACGCAAGGGGTTACGGAGGACAGACAAGTAATAACTAGAAGAACGACAAATCTGTccgggaagaagtacagccaggtgctccttggaagtgaggatggcgagacttcatctcatgtactttggacatgttatcaggagagaccagtccctggaggacaacatgcttggtaaggtagagggtcagtgaaaaagaggaagaccctcaacaagatggattgacatggtggctgcaacaaggggctcagacataacgatgattgtgaggacggtgcaggaccaggcagtgtttcattctgttgtacgtggggtcactgtgagtcggaaccagctcgatggctcctaacaataacaacaactctgTGTCTGCTCTGGGCCAGGTATGAGGCAGGCTCACTTTCCCCGCCTTACAGACGGAGACCTGAGACTTAAGTGAGAGGGAGGGCCGCTACCCAGGACCCGAGGCGGGTGGAGGGCTGCTCAGTGAGTGCCCTCCCAGCCTCATCCACTGGGGCACCTGTCACTTCCCCCTTCCTGGAGTCTGAGACCCAACAggacctccctcccacccccattgCCCAGACAGGAAAACTGCAGCCCAAAGCAGGTAGATCTCACAGCCAAATGTTTTCTGACTCCTAGGCTCCTCGTTCTTTGGGGCTAAGGAGGCAGGCTCCCCAGAAAAGatctagggttagggtcagagggaCCCATAAGGAGGGGGCAGGCTGTGGCTCCTGCCGCAGCTCTGCCTCTCTCCCCGAGGAAGGTCCAGGCCCCCAACCAGCCAGACCTCCTGGCCAGAAGGGCAGGCAGCATCCATGCCTCCTCCCGTGCTCCATGGCCTGAGCCCTGGGTGTCTGGGTACAGGGGAGGGAGctactcccctcccccagccctggtCATGCTGGCTGCCTGCCTGTCCCTCACCAACCCAGCAAGGCAAGCAGCCTTACCACCTGGTTTCACACATGGGAACACAGGCTCGGGCCACGGCTGGGAAGTGGAGGAGCTGGGATTTGACCCacaggagtgagattgctgggctGTCCAGGGCCTTCGTAGGAACTACAGGGAAACTTGTGGGAGCTGGAACTCGACCGACTGCCTTGTTTTTGCGGGTCtggcaagttttccgcctttgacaggatgcagtcttcCTGCTTTTCTATCGCTCTATTGTTGTTAGgtcaagtgggttccgactcgtagcaaccccacgtacaacagaacaaaacactgccaggtcctgtgccatcttcaaaatcattgctatacttgagcccgcTGTtatagccactgcgtcaatccatcttgttgaggggcttcctctttttcactgaccctctactttaccgagcatggcGTCCTTCTCcagccaaagtacatgagactattattagtggaaaatactgagttttccttctccgacaggtttctgccttacacaggttctggctttcgtaGGTTTTACCTTAGAAACAGGTGCCCCCTGGGTGCGCAGAGCCTGCAGGCAGCCCTCAGCCAGGTACAGGGAGCAAGTGTCAGCACTGAGCAAGCACGAACCACATGACAGTCCGTGGTGGCCCCACAGCCTCCACACTGTACCCCATGCTCGCATCCTGCAGCCCAACTCCCCACTTCGCCCTGTCCATCCTCTCACTAGGGACTCAGACtctctgggtctgaagagtggATCCAGCCGTGGCCTCTCCATCTTCCCCAATGCCCCTGTCACATCCAAGTCTGCATCCCTCCCTGGGGCTTCTGGGCCAAACTCCTCCAGCTGGACCCTTGCCTCTCCAGTCTCCCCAAATGCTGGCAGCCCCTAGAAAGCCCCGAGTTCCCTCCAGACTCCAGGCCTTTGCCGTCcattccctctgtctggaatacCTCTCTCCCCCTCTGCTGGATGAGGCCTGTGCAAAGCCCTAGGGCCAGACCACTTCCACCCTCCACCTGGAGCAAGTCACTAGCTTCATTACCTCTTTGGCTAGATGGGCGTCATGTACTACCTATCTCACCGTGCCAGGGGACTGTTCATAAGCCAGCGCACGTACCACGCTTACTCCAGTGCCTGGCTGCCCTGGTAGGTGGCCAATAGATGCTAACTACTAGTGCCACTGTTACTACCACTATACAACCACTATTATTACCACTATGCCGATTACACTACCACTATGCCGATTACACTACCACTATGCCGATTACACTACCACTATGCCGATTACACTACCACTATGCCGATTACACTACCACTATGCCGATTACACTACCACTATGCCGATTACACTACCACTATGCCGATTACACTACCACTATGCCGATTACACTACCACTATGCCGATTACACTACCACTATGCCGATTACACTACCACTATGCCGATTACACTACCACTATGCCGATTACACTACCACTATGCCGATTACACTACCACTATGCCGATTACACTACCACTATGCCGATTACACTACCACTATGCCGATTACACTACCACTATGCCGATTACACTACCACTATGCCGATTACACTACCACTATGCCGATTACACTACCACTATGCCTATTATACTACCACTATGCCTATTATACTACCATTGCACCGCTGTTACCGTCAGTATACGGCCACTGTTCTACCACTGCGTCACCGCTGTTACCGTCAGTATACGGCCACTGTTCTACCACTGCGTCACCGCTGTTACCGTCAGTATACGGCCACTGTTCTACCACTGCGTCACCGCTGTTACCGTCAGTACACCGCCCCTGTTCTACCACTGCGTCACCGCTGTTACCGTCAGTACACCGCCCCTGTTCTACCACTGCGTCACCGCTGTTACCGTCAGTATACtaccacttggaaaccctggtggcctagcggtaaagtgctacggctgctaacaaagaggtcggcagttcaaatccaccaggcgctccttggaaactctacagggcagttctactctgtcctacagggtcgctatgagtcggaaccgactcgacggcagtgggtttggttttggttttctttagacTACCACTGTTTCTACCAGCACATCACCACTGTGCTACCACTGCACGACCACTGTGCTACCACCGTTACTACTACACTGCTGTTACCATCACTGTACTACTGCTGTTAACTACACCACCACTATTACTGCCACTGCACGACCACTGTTACCACCACTATGAGTATCACGCTCCCATTACTACCATTATGCTACCACTCTTACTGCTACACTACTATTACCATGATGAGTATGCTACCACTATGACTATTTTGCGGCCCTgccggcgcagtggttaagtgataccgctgctaatcaaaggtcggcagtttgaatcctccagctgctccttggaaaccctatggggcagttctgctcactCCTACAGGATCAATGGCTATGGATCTGTTTGGTTTTATGACTATGGCACTACCACCGTTATTACCACTGTGCTACTGTTACTATCTGTAtaccaccactgcaccaccgtaTTATTGCCACTGTCTCTGTACTGCTGCGGCTGCTgccacccctgcccctgctcagcCTTCCAGTCTCAGCTCAGATGTCACAGCCTCCAAGAAGCCCCTCCCTGGTCTCTGAGGCTGAGGAGGGCCGTCTCCCTGGGTTTTCTTCCTCCACTGTATCCTGATCACCTGGGTGTAACTTCAAGGTTGGTGTTGGTCTCTCAGCTAGTCTGTGGAGGAAGGGCCCTGAGGGCAGGGGCCTTATCTGCCTTTCCGAGGAATCCCCGGTACCAGACGCACAGTAGGTGCTCTCTGAATGTCTGTTGAGTGAATGAAAGGCCACACCAAGGGACAGGCAAATCTCTCCTTTCATAGACCTTTCCCAGGGCCTGCTGTTCTGAAATCCGAGCTTGGGGGGGAGGGGTCTCTGCCAGAGGACCCTCATTCCGCTCAGGTGGGGGACCATTCCTCAGGCCTGAGCTGGGCTGGGGTCGGGTGGAGGCCCCAGCCCAGACGCCTGTTCCCCCCTCACCCTTGCGGCTTCGTCTGTGTGCAGTGCTGATCCTGATCGGCGTGGGACTGGAGGTGTCCCCTTCTCCAGGTGAGGTCCCCCTGCCACCTGCACGCGCAGCGCTCACCCCTCCTCTCTCGTGCCCAGGGCTCCCTGACAAAACCGCCCACGTCCCAGCGAGCACTACCGTCCCAGCGGGGCTGGGGAGCCCCGGGACCCCCCACGGCCCCGCCCCggcgccctgccctgccctgaccTGACCCGGCCCCTTCCCTCCTCCCGCAGGTGTTTCTAGCGCCATCTTCTTCGTGCCAGGCTTCCTGTTGTTGGTCCCGGGAGGTGCGAGC from the Loxodonta africana isolate mLoxAfr1 chromosome 7, mLoxAfr1.hap2, whole genome shotgun sequence genome contains:
- the TMEM134 gene encoding transmembrane protein 134 isoform X1, which translates into the protein MSAARPQFSIDDAFELSLEDAGPGPEPSGVARFGPLHFERRARFEVADEDKQSRLRYQNLENDEDGAQASPELDGGVNTRDSTRTSIRSSQWSFSTISSSTQRSYNACCSHPAFLPTSWIQHPLIQKNRRVVLASFLLLLLGLVLILIGVGLEVSPSPGVSSAIFFVPGFLLLVPGGPPRLPVLLPALLRKVIGGRASARSARPSEPHLTGRTLKTAPLGVGSGSSIGPGKMPRVCSVP
- the TMEM134 gene encoding transmembrane protein 134 isoform X4, producing MSAARPQFSIDDAFELSLEDAGPGPEPSGVARFGPLHFERRARFEVADEDKQSRLRYQNLENDEDGAQASPELDGGVNTRDSTRTSIRSSQWSFSTISSSTQRSYNACCSHPAFLPTSWIQHPLIQKNRRVVLASFLLLLLGLVLILIGVGLEVSPSPGVSSAIFFVPGFLLLVPGVYHVTFIYCAVKGHRGFQFFYLPYFEK
- the TMEM134 gene encoding transmembrane protein 134 isoform X5, yielding MSAARPQFSIDDAFELSLEDAGPGPEPSGVARFGPLHFERRARFEVADEDKQSRLRYQNLENDEDGAQASPELDGGVNTRDSTRTSIRSSQWSFSTISSSTQRSYNACCSWIQHPLIQKNRRVVLASFLLLLLGLVLILIGVGLEVSPSPGVSSAIFFVPGFLLLVPGVYHVTFIYCAVKGHRGFQFFYLPYFEK
- the TMEM134 gene encoding transmembrane protein 134 isoform X2, whose protein sequence is MSAARPQFSIDDAFELSLEDAGPGPEPSGVARFGPLHFERRARFEVADEDKQSRLRYQNLENDEDGAQASPELDGGVNTRDSTRTSIRSSQWSFSTISSSTQRSYNACCSWIQHPLIQKNRRVVLASFLLLLLGLVLILIGVGLEVSPSPGVSSAIFFVPGFLLLVPGGPPRLPVLLPALLRKVIGGRASARSARPSEPHLTGRTLKTAPLGVGSGSSIGPGKMPRVCSVP
- the TMEM134 gene encoding transmembrane protein 134 isoform X3, with the protein product MSAARPQFSIDDAFELSLEDAGPGPEPSGVARFGPLHFERRARFEVADEDKQSRLRYQNLENDEDGAQASPELDGGVNTRSGPGIPPEPPFAAPSGLSAPSAVVPSVPTTPAAVLILIGVGLEVSPSPGVSSAIFFVPGFLLLVPGGPPRLPVLLPALLRKVIGGRASARSARPSEPHLTGRTLKTAPLGVGSGSSIGPGKMPRVCSVP
- the TMEM134 gene encoding transmembrane protein 134 isoform X6, giving the protein MSAARPQFSIDDAFELSLEDAGPGPEPSGVARFGPLHFERRARFEVADEDKQSRLRYQNLENDEDGAQASPELDGGVNTRSGPGIPPEPPFAAPSGLSAPSAVVPSVPTTPAAVLILIGVGLEVSPSPGVSSAIFFVPGFLLLVPGVYHVTFIYCAVKGHRGFQFFYLPYFEK